TCCTCCCCACACTCGGTCACCCTCATGCAGTTGCGCTTCGCTTCGTTCGCCGTGATCAGCTTACGGTGGGACTTGCACCCACAAGAGTGCGCCCATGCTGGGCGCACGTAAATATCCCCCGGCATAGAGCCGGGGGGTTCTCCCTTGATAGCCTAGACCGTCGATCCCTGGTCGACGTGAAAGCTGCAATGCGCCGTGTTCACCCATGAGATCCTGAGCTCCACCGGAACATCGCCGTAGGTGTACGCCTTGCGCTCTATGCGGAGCACCGGGCAGGCATTCTTCACCGCCAGGAGCTCCGCCACGTCCGCGGGTGCGCGCTCCGCGCGCAAATCCGCGGAAACCGAGGTCACGTTCACGTTGTAGTTCGACTGATACAGCGCGTACAGCGTCAGACTGCCGTCGCAGACACCCGATCGGCTCATCCGTGGGAAGAGCCCTGCCGGCACCACCGCGTCGCTGACGCCGGTCACGTTGCCCTGCAGCGAAAACGTGATACGCAGCCGGTATACGTCGGTCGTGCGGCCGTAGCGGGAAAGACGCAGGAATTCGGATTCGACCGGCGTGGCGCGCGCGCGCTGGAGCGAAACGAAATCGCGCAGCGGCGTCTCGCGCGTGCCGTCGTCATTGACGAGATTGAAGAAGCGATAGAGGCGGCCGTGGCTCGCGTGCTCCGAGACGAAAGTACCTTTGCCCTGCCGCCTCGAGAGGATCCCTGCTGCTTCGAGCTCGCTCACTGCCGCGCGTACCGTAGAGATGCCGACGGCGTGGCGCTGCGCGAGATCACGCTCGACCGGGATCTTGGCGCCCGGCTGCCACTCGCCCGACGCGAGCGCCAGGATCAGCTTCTCCTTGACTTCACGGTACAGAGGAAGGCTGCTCATTCGCCCGGTATGCATATCATTCGAATGATATGCTAGAGTCTCCACCTCCGTTCGTCAAACACCTACCCAGGCGGTTCATGAGCACACCAAAAACGCGCGTATTGGAAGACAGCCAGGGCCGACGGGCCGCATTCGAGGACATCGAGATCGGCCAGTCTCTCGGCGAGATGGAATGGCAGATCACCGATGAGCTCATCGATCTGCAGTGCCAGCTCGACCAGGATTTCGACCCGATGTACTTTCCACAGGCCGACGGCGACACGCGCGTCGCGCCGCCTTCGATCACCTACCGCCCGCCGCGGTGGCTATTCTCGCGCGCCTACAACGTTCGCGGCCTCTTCGTGGGCTGGGAAAACGAGATGTTGCGCGCGATCGAACCGAACACGACGATCAGGGTCACGGGATCGATTTCGGACAAGTATGTGAAGAAGGACCGCGAGTTCGTCGTTTACCAGGCCGAGGGGCGCGACGCCGAAGGAAACCTCGTCTTCCGCACGAAGCGCACTCACGTCCTCGATTTCGTCGAGCGGTCGGCCCCGCGCGAGGGGGCTGGCATCGATTCCGGAATCAAACCCGAAAAAATCTAGGAGGCGCGAACCCATGTCAGTCATTGCGGCGGATGTCACGACCGGCCACGAGCTCCCGACCGTCTCGAAGAAATTCCGCCTCGAGGACTTCAAACGCGGAAGCGAGAAAACCATACACACCGATTACGAGGCCGCAGCGAAAGAAGGCCTCCCCGCACCGGTTGCGATCGGACCGCAGGTCGCCGCGCTCACGTTCAGGCAGCTCAGGCTTTGCTTCGGCAAGGGCTGGATCGTGGGCGGCAAGTACGACATCACGTTCAGGAAGCCCGTGTTCGTGACCGATTTCTGCGTCGCGCGCGGGGTGGTCACGAAAACCGAGGCTGAGGCAGGAAAGCTGCGGGTGCATTGCGAGGTGTGGATCGAGAACCAGAAGGCCGAGAAAGTGATCGCGGGCACCGCGAGCGGCCTCGTCACACTCGAATCCGCAAACGGCTGAGCATGGGTGAGACTGCCGACAGGCTGCCGCTCGCCGGCGTGCGTGTCATCGACTTCACGCAGGTGGTGGCCGGACCCTACTGCACGATGATGCTCGCGGACATGGGCGCCGAGGTCGTGAAGATCGAGCGCGCCGGACACGGCGATGACCTGCGCCGCACGGTGCCTTACAAGGGCCGCGAAGGTCACCAGGATTACTTCAACGCGCTCAACCGCTCCAAGAAGAGCGTCGCGCTCGATCTGAAGCATGAGAAGCATCGTGCCGTCGCGCTCCGGCTGATCGAGCGCGCCGACGTCGTGGTCGAGAATTTCTCGCCCGGCACGGTCGACCGCCTCGGCGTAGGCTGGGACGCCGCGAGTCAGATCAATCCGAAGCTCGTCTACTGCTCGCTCTC
This window of the Betaproteobacteria bacterium genome carries:
- a CDS encoding UTRA domain-containing protein, which encodes MHTGRMSSLPLYREVKEKLILALASGEWQPGAKIPVERDLAQRHAVGISTVRAAVSELEAAGILSRRQGKGTFVSEHASHGRLYRFFNLVNDDGTRETPLRDFVSLQRARATPVESEFLRLSRYGRTTDVYRLRITFSLQGNVTGVSDAVVPAGLFPRMSRSGVCDGSLTLYALYQSNYNVNVTSVSADLRAERAPADVAELLAVKNACPVLRIERKAYTYGDVPVELRISWVNTAHCSFHVDQGSTV